In Rhipicephalus microplus isolate Deutch F79 unplaced genomic scaffold, USDA_Rmic scaffold_49, whole genome shotgun sequence, a single window of DNA contains:
- the LOC142788249 gene encoding uncharacterized protein LOC142788249, protein MINGSGKSREALKEFLRKRVESHPGITIQKLTGHLSQLPAEIRMKYGGNVDSIRRVLEQFPGIFVIRNHDQVHVTTSKSSSKTTGASSSAGGSDDETTTLTGAKGKVYRLFKTYGFISVQHPISTSVYFSLRSFENGQHSSLLSSGLQLGDGVVLDTEVGPNECEAKFRASRVARIKGENAATPSDSSSPASETPVFAPLVNRTGAIETLKDEFGFIKLEKEQECAFFHAAEIERHLGTAVPALPEVSAVGDKIRFDADLNKNTTARAKWVVTTIHSIQNVPPCHSGSETEGSEIAPGTIIKRDGLIQMVKPEFGFIKFGTNYRDRAFFHLNNVVMPQRDTIKSLSDVFAINDRVHFEAKPSQKPSVKVKWQAMTVWISDFGPKGDELDSADESGN, encoded by the coding sequence ATGATAAATGGAAGTGGCAAGTCGCGCGAGGCGCTCAAGGAGTTCCTCCGCAAGCGAGTCGAATCTCACCCGGGCATCACCATCCAGAAGTTGACTGGCCACCTGTCCCAGCTTCCTGCTGAAATCCGCATGAAGTATGGCGGCAACGTCGACTCCATCCGCCGGGTGCTCGAGCAGTTTCCAGGCATCTTTGTTATTCGCAACCATGATCAGGTTCACGTGACCACGTCGAAGAGTTCCAGCAAGACGACGGGAGCATCGTCGTCTGCGGGTGGCAGTGATGACGAAACTACCACCCTGACAGGTGCCAAGGGAAAAGTTTATCGTCTGTTCAAGACATACGGCTTCATTTCGGTGCAGCACCCAATTAGCACGAGCGTTTACTTTAGCCTGCGCTCGTTTGAAAACGGACAGCATTCGAGTCTCCTCTCATCTGGCCTTCAGCTCGGAGACGGTGTCGTTCTAGACACGGAGGTGGGCCCCAATGAGTGCGAGGCCAAATTTCGCGCCAGCAGGGTGGCACGTATTAAGGGCGAGAATGCCGCTACTCCGTCCGATTCGTCCTCGCCGGCGTCGGAGACTCCGGTGTTTGCACCACTCGTGAACCGAACTGGTGCCATAGAGACTCTGAAAGATGAGTTCGGTTTTATCAAATTAGAAAAAGAGCAGGAGTGCGCGTTTTTTCACGCAGCCGAAATCGAGAGGCACCTCGGGACGGCTGTGCCCGCTCTGCCAGAGGTGTCGGCCGTCGGGGACAAGATTCGCTTTGACGCCGACCTCAACAAGAACACGACTGCACGGGCCAAGTGGGTTGTGACGACCATACACAGCATACAAAATGTTCCTCCGTGCCATTCGGGTAGCGAGACGGAAGGCAGTGAGATAGCTCCGGGTACTATCATCAAGCGAGATGGACTCATACAGATGGTCAAACCGGAGTTTGGTTTCATCAAGTTTGGTACGAATTACCGTGACCGCGCCTTTTTTCACCTTAACAATGTTGTGATGCCGCAGCGCGACACTATCAAGAGCCTATCGGACGTGTTCGCCATCAACGATCGCGTGCACTTTGAAGCCAAGCCTAGCCAGAAGCCTTCTGTGAAGGTCAAATGGCAGGCGATGACGGTATGGATCAGTGATTTTGGGCCCAAAGGTGACGAACTTGATTCTGCTGATGAGAGCGGTAATTAG
- the LOC119161957 gene encoding uncharacterized protein LOC119161957 isoform X2, which yields MDDDILGAGSRLLAASANTIVDGLKKYLRPVSPDSLPLPKDTKSLFDFDKDDSFSPVPQSVEPSIVIFRGATGLVTDITDFGGTIEVQDQACSVGSLKVNFLSGVFYSNGVGCTKRLCEVLGCGDVVSLDFMVGSNGGHEEVWCDLVWQGARPQGVIQMSPEDFCRQLQIKVPARHGGPSYEDFQLELEEAGHCMSAHTSISNSINLHRRRSHHSPPSFPPTSSEALPSSPSRSIHWDRAIPHGICVGNSLATSALFSNDISLSTALLMSNPSACASLCSIFGAFQ from the exons ATGGACGACGACATTTTGGGAGCGGGATCGAGGCTACTGGCCGCCTCTGCAAATACGATAGTGGATGGACTGAAGAAGTACTTGCGACCCGTCAGCCCCGATTCGTTGCCTCTGCCGAAGGACACGAAAAGTTTGTTCGACTTTGACAAGGACGATTCCTTTAGCCCGGTGCCCCAGTCGGTCGAGCCATCCATAGTAATCTTTCGGGGCGCAACAGGGCTTGTCACTGACATCACTGACTTCGGTGGCACAATTGAGGTCCAAGACCAAGCGTGTTCAGTGGGCTCTCTGAAGGTGAACTTCCTCAGTGGTGTTTTTTACAGCAATGGGGTGGGGTGTACGAAGCGCCTGTGTGAGGTGCTCGGCTGCGGAGACGTGGTGTCGCTGGACTTCATGGTTGGAAGCAATGGAGGACATGAGGAGGTGTGGTGCGACCTGGTGTGGCAGGGGGCGCGACCCCAGGGTGTAATTCAGATGAGCCCCGAGGATTTTTGCCGTCAGCTGCAGATCAAGGTCCCCGCACGTCATGGGGGACCCTCGTACGAAGACTTCCAGCTGGAATT GGAGGAGGCGGGCCACTGCATGTCCGCGCACACAAGTATATCGAACAGCATCAACCTACACAGGAGAAGGAGCCACCACAGTCCGCCATCCTTCCCGCCAACGTCCAGCGAAGCTTTGCCGTCTTCGCCATCAAGGAGCATTCACTGGGATCGTGCCATTCCACATGGCATCTGCG ttggAAATTCTCTCGCAACTAGTGCTCTCTTTTCCAACGACATAAGCCTAAGTACTGCACTCTTGATGTCGAACCCATCAGCTTGTGCTTCACTGTGTTCGATTTTTGGTGCATTTCAGTAA
- the LOC119161957 gene encoding uncharacterized protein LOC119161957 isoform X4, which translates to MDDDILGAGSRLLAASANTIVDGLKKYLRPVSPDSLPLPKDTKSLFDFDKDDSFSPVPQSVEPSIVIFRGATGLVTDITDFGGTIEVQDQACSVGSLKVNFLSGVFYSNGVGCTKRLCEVLGCGDVVSLDFMVGSNGGHEEVWCDLVWQGARPQGVIQMSPEDFCRQLQIKVPARHGGPSYEDFQLELEEAGHCMSAHTSISNSINLHRRRSHHSPPSFPPTSSEALPSSPSRSIHWDRAIPHGICVSDNTAHAFPEWHVSRESS; encoded by the exons ATGGACGACGACATTTTGGGAGCGGGATCGAGGCTACTGGCCGCCTCTGCAAATACGATAGTGGATGGACTGAAGAAGTACTTGCGACCCGTCAGCCCCGATTCGTTGCCTCTGCCGAAGGACACGAAAAGTTTGTTCGACTTTGACAAGGACGATTCCTTTAGCCCGGTGCCCCAGTCGGTCGAGCCATCCATAGTAATCTTTCGGGGCGCAACAGGGCTTGTCACTGACATCACTGACTTCGGTGGCACAATTGAGGTCCAAGACCAAGCGTGTTCAGTGGGCTCTCTGAAGGTGAACTTCCTCAGTGGTGTTTTTTACAGCAATGGGGTGGGGTGTACGAAGCGCCTGTGTGAGGTGCTCGGCTGCGGAGACGTGGTGTCGCTGGACTTCATGGTTGGAAGCAATGGAGGACATGAGGAGGTGTGGTGCGACCTGGTGTGGCAGGGGGCGCGACCCCAGGGTGTAATTCAGATGAGCCCCGAGGATTTTTGCCGTCAGCTGCAGATCAAGGTCCCCGCACGTCATGGGGGACCCTCGTACGAAGACTTCCAGCTGGAATT GGAGGAGGCGGGCCACTGCATGTCCGCGCACACAAGTATATCGAACAGCATCAACCTACACAGGAGAAGGAGCCACCACAGTCCGCCATCCTTCCCGCCAACGTCCAGCGAAGCTTTGCCGTCTTCGCCATCAAGGAGCATTCACTGGGATCGTGCCATTCCACATGGCATCTGCG TTTCAGATAACACTGCCCACGCCTTTCCTGAATGGCACGTGAGCCGAGAGTCAAGCTAG
- the LOC119161957 gene encoding uncharacterized protein LOC119161957 isoform X1 codes for MDDDILGAGSRLLAASANTIVDGLKKYLRPVSPDSLPLPKDTKSLFDFDKDDSFSPVPQSVEPSIVIFRGATGLVTDITDFGGTIEVQDQACSVGSLKVNFLSGVFYSNGVGCTKRLCEVLGCGDVVSLDFMVGSNGGHEEVWCDLVWQGARPQGVIQMSPEDFCRQLQIKVPARHGGPSYEDFQLELRRATACPRTQVYRTASTYTGEGATTVRHPSRQRPAKLCRLRHQGAFTGIVPFHMASAGTVLRRVARMMAEELHALQHQERLAKGSVRDVATQTTERGVHSVP; via the exons ATGGACGACGACATTTTGGGAGCGGGATCGAGGCTACTGGCCGCCTCTGCAAATACGATAGTGGATGGACTGAAGAAGTACTTGCGACCCGTCAGCCCCGATTCGTTGCCTCTGCCGAAGGACACGAAAAGTTTGTTCGACTTTGACAAGGACGATTCCTTTAGCCCGGTGCCCCAGTCGGTCGAGCCATCCATAGTAATCTTTCGGGGCGCAACAGGGCTTGTCACTGACATCACTGACTTCGGTGGCACAATTGAGGTCCAAGACCAAGCGTGTTCAGTGGGCTCTCTGAAGGTGAACTTCCTCAGTGGTGTTTTTTACAGCAATGGGGTGGGGTGTACGAAGCGCCTGTGTGAGGTGCTCGGCTGCGGAGACGTGGTGTCGCTGGACTTCATGGTTGGAAGCAATGGAGGACATGAGGAGGTGTGGTGCGACCTGGTGTGGCAGGGGGCGCGACCCCAGGGTGTAATTCAGATGAGCCCCGAGGATTTTTGCCGTCAGCTGCAGATCAAGGTCCCCGCACGTCATGGGGGACCCTCGTACGAAGACTTCCAGCTGGAATT GAGGCGGGCCACTGCATGTCCGCGCACACAAGTATATCGAACAGCATCAACCTACACAGGAGAAGGAGCCACCACAGTCCGCCATCCTTCCCGCCAACGTCCAGCGAAGCTTTGCCGTCTTCGCCATCAAGGAGCATTCACTGGGATCGTGCCATTCCACATGGCATCTGCG gGAACTGTGCTTCGTCGTGTTGCCAGGATGATGGCCGAAGAGCTTCACGCGCTGCAGCATCAGGAGCGATTGGCCAAGGGCTCGGTTCGTGATGTGGCTACGCAGACAACAGAACGCGGCGTGCATTCCGTTCCGTGA
- the LOC119161957 gene encoding uncharacterized protein LOC119161957 isoform X3 → MDDDILGAGSRLLAASANTIVDGLKKYLRPVSPDSLPLPKDTKSLFDFDKDDSFSPVPQSVEPSIVIFRGATGLVTDITDFGGTIEVQDQACSVGSLKVNFLSGVFYSNGVGCTKRLCEVLGCGDVVSLDFMVGSNGGHEEVWCDLVWQGARPQGVIQMSPEDFCRQLQIKVPARHGGPSYEDFQLELEEAGHCMSAHTSISNSINLHRRRSHHSPPSFPPTSSEALPSSPSRSIHWDRAIPHGICGNCASSCCQDDGRRASRAAASGAIGQGLGS, encoded by the exons ATGGACGACGACATTTTGGGAGCGGGATCGAGGCTACTGGCCGCCTCTGCAAATACGATAGTGGATGGACTGAAGAAGTACTTGCGACCCGTCAGCCCCGATTCGTTGCCTCTGCCGAAGGACACGAAAAGTTTGTTCGACTTTGACAAGGACGATTCCTTTAGCCCGGTGCCCCAGTCGGTCGAGCCATCCATAGTAATCTTTCGGGGCGCAACAGGGCTTGTCACTGACATCACTGACTTCGGTGGCACAATTGAGGTCCAAGACCAAGCGTGTTCAGTGGGCTCTCTGAAGGTGAACTTCCTCAGTGGTGTTTTTTACAGCAATGGGGTGGGGTGTACGAAGCGCCTGTGTGAGGTGCTCGGCTGCGGAGACGTGGTGTCGCTGGACTTCATGGTTGGAAGCAATGGAGGACATGAGGAGGTGTGGTGCGACCTGGTGTGGCAGGGGGCGCGACCCCAGGGTGTAATTCAGATGAGCCCCGAGGATTTTTGCCGTCAGCTGCAGATCAAGGTCCCCGCACGTCATGGGGGACCCTCGTACGAAGACTTCCAGCTGGAATT GGAGGAGGCGGGCCACTGCATGTCCGCGCACACAAGTATATCGAACAGCATCAACCTACACAGGAGAAGGAGCCACCACAGTCCGCCATCCTTCCCGCCAACGTCCAGCGAAGCTTTGCCGTCTTCGCCATCAAGGAGCATTCACTGGGATCGTGCCATTCCACATGGCATCTGCG gGAACTGTGCTTCGTCGTGTTGCCAGGATGATGGCCGAAGAGCTTCACGCGCTGCAGCATCAGGAGCGATTGGCCAAGGGCTCGGTTCGTGA